A DNA window from Paenibacillus andongensis contains the following coding sequences:
- the rplL gene encoding 50S ribosomal protein L7/L12 codes for MSNNATILEAIKGMTILELNDLVKAIEEEFGVTAAAPVAAGGGAAVAVEEAQTEFDVILTSAGASKINVIKVVREITGLGLKEAKDLVDGAPKAVKEKVSSEEAEAVKAKLTEAGASVEVK; via the coding sequence ATGAGCAACAATGCAACGATCCTAGAAGCAATCAAAGGCATGACAATCTTGGAATTGAACGACCTGGTTAAAGCAATTGAAGAAGAGTTTGGCGTAACAGCAGCAGCTCCAGTAGCAGCTGGCGGTGGCGCAGCAGTAGCAGTTGAAGAAGCTCAAACTGAGTTTGACGTTATCTTGACTAGCGCTGGCGCATCCAAAATCAACGTAATTAAAGTAGTTCGCGAAATCACAGGTCTTGGCCTGAAAGAAGCGAAAGACTTGGTTGATGGCGCTCCTAAAGCAGTTAAAGAAAAAGTTAGCTCCGAAGAAGCAGAAGCTGTTAAAGCTAAGCTTACAGAAGCTGGCGCTTCCGTAGAAGTTAAGTAA
- the sigH gene encoding RNA polymerase sporulation sigma factor SigH, with protein MSVDLKELRMYDYDLKPDEDIVDAVRDGSSEALEYLINKYKNFVRAKARSYFLIGADREDIVQEGMIGLYKSIRDFRGDKLASFKAFAELCITRQIITAIKTATRQKHIPLNSYVSLDKPIYDEDSDRTLLDVISGSRVTDPEELVINQEEFTGLEDKMGEILSDLERRVLMLYLDGRSYQEIAVDLDRHVKSIDNALQRVKRKLERYLEVRDL; from the coding sequence GTGAGTGTCGACCTCAAAGAACTGAGAATGTATGATTATGACCTCAAGCCAGATGAAGACATCGTCGATGCAGTCCGTGATGGCAGTAGCGAAGCGTTGGAATACCTTATCAATAAATATAAGAATTTCGTACGTGCCAAAGCACGTTCTTATTTTTTGATAGGTGCAGACCGAGAAGACATTGTGCAGGAAGGTATGATAGGTTTATATAAATCTATTCGCGACTTCCGAGGAGACAAGCTTGCTTCATTCAAAGCCTTTGCTGAACTGTGCATCACGCGACAGATCATCACGGCGATTAAAACAGCAACGCGTCAGAAGCACATTCCTCTTAATTCCTACGTGTCACTGGACAAGCCTATTTATGATGAAGATTCTGATCGTACGCTGCTTGACGTTATTAGCGGTTCCCGGGTTACAGATCCTGAGGAGCTTGTAATCAATCAAGAAGAGTTTACGGGCCTTGAAGATAAAATGGGAGAAATATTAAGTGACTTAGAGCGCAGGGTGCTGATGCTCTATCTCGATGGCAGATCGTATCAAGAAATCGCCGTTGATCTCGATCGTCATGTGAAGTCTATTGATAATGCTCTTCAACGTGTTAAACGCAAACTTGAACGTTATTTGGAAGTCCGAGATTTGTAG
- the rplK gene encoding 50S ribosomal protein L11, giving the protein MAKKVIKIVKLQVQAAKANPAPPIGPALGQAGVNIMAFCKEFNARTADQVGLIIPVEITVFEDRSFTFITKTPPAAVLLRVVAGIEKGSGEPNKKKVATVKRAKVREIAEQKMPDLNAASVEAAMRMVEGTARSMGITIED; this is encoded by the coding sequence ATGGCAAAAAAGGTTATTAAAATCGTGAAGCTTCAAGTTCAAGCTGCGAAAGCAAATCCAGCACCACCGATCGGTCCAGCATTGGGTCAAGCAGGTGTGAACATCATGGCTTTCTGTAAAGAGTTTAACGCTCGTACTGCTGATCAAGTTGGTCTTATCATTCCGGTTGAAATCACAGTGTTCGAGGATCGTTCCTTTACATTCATCACTAAAACGCCTCCGGCTGCAGTTCTTCTTCGCGTCGTTGCTGGTATCGAAAAAGGATCCGGTGAACCAAACAAAAAGAAAGTTGCAACTGTGAAACGCGCTAAAGTTCGCGAAATCGCTGAACAAAAAATGCCTGACCTAAATGCTGCATCCGTTGAGGCTGCAATGCGTATGGTTGAAGGTACTGCTCGCAGCATGGGAATCACTATCGAAGATTAA
- the rpmG gene encoding 50S ribosomal protein L33 — protein sequence MRVIITLACTNCKQRNYASTKNKRNNPDRIELKKYCKFCNEHTAHRETR from the coding sequence ATGCGGGTCATCATCACATTAGCGTGCACAAATTGCAAACAAAGAAACTATGCATCCACTAAAAATAAGCGCAACAATCCCGACCGTATTGAGTTGAAGAAATATTGCAAATTTTGCAATGAACATACTGCTCATCGCGAGACTAGGTAG
- the nusG gene encoding transcription termination/antitermination protein NusG encodes MEKRWYVVHTYSGYENKVKANLEKRVESMEMTDKIFRVLVPMEEELVNKDGKKKVVMRKVYPGYVLVEMIQTDDSWYVVRNTPGVTGFVGSTGSGSKPTALLPEEVESILKHMGMEEPKEKIDFELKETVRVKVGPFANFVGSVEEIVADKGKLKVHVNMFGRETPLELDFDQVEKL; translated from the coding sequence ATGGAAAAAAGATGGTACGTCGTACATACCTATTCAGGGTATGAGAACAAAGTAAAAGCCAACCTAGAGAAACGTGTTGAGTCCATGGAAATGACGGACAAGATCTTCCGTGTGCTTGTGCCTATGGAAGAAGAATTGGTAAACAAAGACGGCAAGAAAAAAGTCGTCATGCGTAAAGTTTATCCAGGGTATGTCCTTGTAGAAATGATTCAAACGGATGACTCTTGGTACGTAGTACGTAATACGCCAGGAGTAACTGGATTCGTAGGTTCTACAGGATCCGGCTCTAAACCGACTGCATTATTACCTGAGGAAGTTGAATCTATCCTGAAGCATATGGGTATGGAAGAGCCGAAGGAGAAAATCGACTTCGAACTCAAAGAAACCGTACGCGTCAAGGTGGGACCTTTCGCAAACTTTGTCGGCTCTGTTGAAGAAATTGTTGCTGACAAGGGTAAACTTAAGGTGCATGTCAACATGTTTGGTAGAGAAACCCCGCTTGAGCTCGATTTCGACCAAGTGGAAAAGCTATAA
- the rplJ gene encoding 50S ribosomal protein L10 — protein sequence MANAKILAAKEQAVAEVTEKFKASASTIIADYRGLNVAQVTQLRKSLREAGIEFVVLKNSLARRASANAELSALDEYLTGPTAIAFSKDDLVAPAKILTEFAKKNDQLSVKGGVVEGRVVGYDQIKALAELPSRDGLLSMLLSVLQAPVRNFALAVKAVAEKKEAEGQA from the coding sequence ATGGCAAACGCGAAAATTCTTGCAGCGAAAGAACAAGCAGTAGCTGAAGTAACTGAAAAGTTTAAAGCTAGTGCTTCTACAATCATAGCGGACTACCGCGGTTTGAACGTAGCTCAAGTAACTCAGCTGCGTAAAAGCTTGCGCGAAGCTGGTATTGAATTCGTAGTTCTCAAGAACTCGTTGGCTAGACGCGCATCGGCGAATGCTGAGCTAAGCGCATTGGATGAGTACCTAACAGGTCCAACTGCCATTGCTTTCAGCAAAGACGATCTAGTTGCTCCAGCGAAAATCTTGACTGAATTTGCGAAAAAGAATGATCAATTGAGCGTAAAAGGTGGCGTGGTCGAAGGCCGCGTAGTTGGATACGATCAAATCAAAGCACTTGCAGAACTTCCATCCAGAGATGGTCTTCTCTCCATGTTGCTTAGCGTTCTTCAAGCTCCAGTTCGTAACTTTGCACTTGCTGTTAAAGCAGTTGCTGAGAAAAAAGAAGCTGAAGGTCAAGCTTAA
- the secE gene encoding preprotein translocase subunit SecE, with the protein MAFLARMRQSFGSTFSFFTDSWTELKKVKWPSRKEMITYTLVVIGTVAFVAIYFFVLDLGISELLRLVFK; encoded by the coding sequence GTGGCGTTCTTGGCTAGAATGAGACAAAGCTTCGGATCCACTTTTTCCTTCTTCACCGACAGTTGGACAGAACTCAAAAAGGTCAAGTGGCCAAGTCGCAAAGAGATGATTACCTATACGCTAGTCGTAATTGGTACTGTAGCTTTTGTTGCTATTTATTTTTTTGTGCTGGATCTAGGAATTTCTGAGTTGCTGCGCCTTGTTTTTAAATAA
- the rplA gene encoding 50S ribosomal protein L1: MPKHGKKYREVSQLVNAETLYDPSEAIELVKKTAPAKFDETVDVAVRLGVDPRKQDQAVRGVVVLPHGTGKTKRVLVFAKGEKAKEAEAAGADFVGDADMINKIQQGWFEFDVCVATPDMMSEVGKLGRILGGKGLMPNPKAGTVTFDVTKAVQEIKAGKIEYRLDKAGQIHAPLGKVSFDADKLNENFKALVDALVRAKPAAAKGVYLKNIAVSSTMGPSVRVNLQSFR, translated from the coding sequence ATGCCTAAACACGGTAAAAAATACCGCGAAGTATCTCAGCTTGTAAATGCTGAAACTTTGTATGATCCGTCAGAAGCAATCGAGCTTGTTAAGAAAACAGCTCCTGCTAAATTTGATGAAACTGTAGATGTTGCAGTTCGTCTGGGTGTTGACCCAAGAAAACAAGATCAGGCTGTTCGTGGTGTCGTTGTACTTCCACACGGTACTGGTAAAACGAAACGTGTACTTGTATTTGCTAAAGGCGAGAAAGCGAAAGAAGCTGAAGCAGCTGGTGCAGATTTTGTTGGTGATGCTGACATGATCAACAAAATTCAACAAGGTTGGTTCGAATTTGACGTTTGCGTAGCTACTCCGGACATGATGAGCGAAGTTGGTAAACTGGGTCGTATCCTCGGGGGTAAAGGTTTAATGCCAAACCCTAAAGCAGGAACAGTTACTTTCGACGTTACCAAAGCTGTTCAAGAGATCAAAGCAGGTAAAATCGAGTACCGTCTTGATAAAGCAGGCCAAATCCATGCTCCACTTGGTAAAGTATCTTTCGATGCTGATAAGTTGAACGAAAACTTCAAAGCATTGGTTGATGCACTTGTAAGAGCGAAACCAGCAGCTGCTAAAGGTGTTTACCTGAAAAACATTGCTGTATCCTCCACAATGGGTCCAAGCGTTCGTGTGAACCTGCAATCCTTCAGATAA
- a CDS encoding class I SAM-dependent methyltransferase has protein sequence MSEHYYTKQPTVKRDVHTMQEVLRGKTYTFLTDAGVFSKKGVDYGSKHLIETIQLREDAKVLDVGCGYGPIGLSAAVMCPKGHVTMVDINERAIELSVDNAKRNGITNVTILQSDLLEQVKEQRFDAVLTNPPIRAGKEVVHRIFTDAYDCLVDGGSIWVVIQKKQGAPSAMKKLESLYSEVIEVSKDKGYKILKATK, from the coding sequence GTGTCAGAGCATTACTATACTAAGCAACCGACGGTGAAACGGGATGTTCACACTATGCAAGAAGTGCTGCGTGGCAAAACATATACGTTCCTGACGGATGCCGGAGTCTTTTCGAAAAAAGGTGTCGATTATGGTAGTAAGCATTTAATTGAAACCATACAGCTGCGCGAGGATGCTAAGGTTCTTGATGTAGGTTGTGGGTACGGTCCTATTGGGCTAAGTGCTGCTGTGATGTGTCCGAAAGGACATGTGACAATGGTTGATATCAATGAGAGAGCGATTGAACTTTCTGTTGATAATGCGAAGCGTAATGGAATAACGAATGTGACTATCCTCCAAAGTGATCTCCTGGAACAAGTGAAGGAGCAACGCTTTGACGCGGTTTTAACCAATCCGCCCATTCGAGCTGGCAAGGAAGTTGTTCATCGTATTTTCACAGATGCTTACGATTGCTTAGTTGACGGCGGGTCTATCTGGGTTGTTATTCAAAAAAAACAGGGCGCTCCATCGGCCATGAAAAAACTCGAGTCTTTGTACAGTGAAGTTATTGAGGTATCCAAAGATAAAGGGTACAAAATTCTCAAAGCTACGAAGTAG